A single region of the Ciconia boyciana chromosome 13, ASM3463844v1, whole genome shotgun sequence genome encodes:
- the LOC140658965 gene encoding testis-expressed protein 2-like isoform X2, with product MRAMADQAAVAADASPTLAPSPGSPRRGDTEGLTPHPTGTREDSGGRDGCGLVFAMDGDVKPAPSPQPGGMLLADLPRVPQPRLSPAKSRTAPSSPSISPSESRAALLRLREARLEDTKRRLSEAVQEPLSRLSRLMAEESGPAPRAKAGTGGQETGGSPGPAGGRGAGGRRARDWSPWEPTLNCRYEICSYGDVIQVVEVAQRDAKPQLPPSKEPPPAQPGATVPGRALASIALLAYGYFVLPLPPYAAGLCLGLICGLVLGFLAVLLLVPKPPPRVPAQGPRGRLRPELLPGELWETHRLQGWMNQLHVYDPELFHPSLMHSVLATLDGATLKLSYPKSNIPRRATFEEEILDATFVSHRCYNLTDAKVFLCPPSLARKRTWNQKYPICVLLPDPVEVECRSSEEHDMELQGDEGTKKTPVPGQDVPGDCRERCLYLFGRTGREKEEWFQHLVQASRGTPSSSHGEARAGVGPAPQSSGSSSGGSAEDIPSAVPPKDLAGSVRQKIFLDYSTYMARFVPAQVGGSLDQSPSHRALGSPTPTKLGEDGAGRGEVCMAWMNALVGRIFWDFLRERYWAEQVSSKIQKKLSKIKLPYFMNELTLTELDMGTSLPSILSASNPTVNDRGLWVDMEVTYSGSLQMTLETKMNLCKLGKENAAEESGPAEAGREGARPRLILLADSDAESSSAGSSDEEDVATAEPTGALGERVPPPGTEGHVSGNSTSRKILRFVDKIAKSKYFQKATENEFIKKKIEEVSNTPLLLTVEVQELAGTLAVNIPPPPTDRVWYSFRVPPQLELKVRPKLGEREVTFLHVTEWIEKKLQHEFQKILVMPNMDDLIIPIMRSGLDPQPPTGGLPRDLPAKGEKRL from the exons ATGCGAGCGATGGCAGACCAGGCTGCGGTGGCAGCGGATGCCTCTCCGACCCTGGCACCGTCCCCAGGCTCACCTCGGCGTGGGGACACCGAGGGGCTGACACCCCATCCCACCGGCACCAGGGAGGACAGCGGTGGCCGGGACGGCTGCGGGCTCGTTTTCGCCATGGACGGGGACGTGAAGCCTGCTCCCTCGCCCCAGCCCGGGGGGATGCTCCTGGCCGACCTCCCgcgggtcccccagccccggctgagCCCGGCCAAGTCCCGCACGGCCCCGTCCTCCCCCAGCATCTCCCCGTCAGAGAGCCGCGCTGCCCTGCTCCGGCTGCGGGAGGCCAGGCTGGAGGACACCAAGAGGCGGCTGTCGGAGGCCGTGCAGGAGCCCCTCAGCCGGCTCAGCCGGCTCATGGCCGAGGAgagcggccccgcgccccgggcaAAGGCGGGCACCGGGGGGCAGGAGacggggggcagccccgggccggcgggaggccgcggggccgggggacgcCGGGCACGGGACTGGAGCCCCTGGGAGCCCACCCTGAACTGCCGCTACGAGATCTGCTCCTACGGGGATGTGATCCAGGTGGTGGAGGTGGCACAGCGGGATGCCAAACCCCAGCTGCCACCCTCCAAGGAGCCGCCGCCGGCACAGCCGGGGGCCACGGTGCCGGGCAGAGCCCTTGCCTCCATCGCCCTCCTCGCCTACGGCTACTTCGTCCTGCCGCTGCCGCCCTACGCCGCTGGCCTCTGCCTGGGGCTCATCTGCGGGCTGGTGCTGGGCTTCCTCGCCGTCCTCCTCCTCGTGCCGAAGCCTCCACCCAGGGTCCCCGCACAGGGACCGCGGGGCCGCCTGCGCCCCGAGCTGCTCCCGGGAGAGCTGTGGGAAACCCACCGCCTCCAG gGCTGGATGAACCAGCTGCACGTCTACGACCCTGAGCTTTTCCACCCCTCGCTCATGCACTCGGTGCTCGCCACGCTGGATGGGGCCACCCTCAAGCTCTCCTACCCCAAGAGCAACATCCCGCGCCGAGCCACCTTTGAGGAGGAAATCCTCGATGCCACCTTCGTCAGCCACCGCTGCTACAACCTGACCGATGCCAAG GTCTtcctctgcccccccagcctggcccgaAAGCGGACGTGGAACCAGAAATACCCCATCTGCGTCCTCCTCCCTGACCCGGTGGAGGTGGAGTGCAGGAGCAGCGAGGAGCACGACATGGAGCTGCAGGGGGATGAAGGGACAAAGAAGACACCGGTGCCGGGGCAGGATGTCCCGGGGGACTGCAGGGAGAGGTGCCTGTACCTCTTCGGGCGGacggggagggagaaggaggagtgGTTCCAGCACCTCGTGCAAGCTTCCCGCGGGacacccagcagcagccacgGCGAAGCCAGGGCAG GCGTGGGACCGGCTCCGCAGAGCAGCGGTAGCAGCAGCGGAGGGAGCGCTGAGGACATCCCCTCCGCCGTCCCACCCAAGGACCTGGCGGGAAGCGTCCGACAGAAGATTTTCCTGGATTACAGCACCTACATGGCCCGATTCGTGCCAGCACAGGTGGGAGGCAGCCTGGACCAGAGCCCCTCtcacagagccctgggcagccccacACCCACAAAG CTCGGCGAGGacggggccgggcgcggcgaGGTGTGCATGGCCTGGATGAATGCGCTGGTGGGGCGCATCTTCTGGGACTTCCTCCGGGAGCGATACTGGGCCGAGCAGGTGTCTAGCAAGATCCAGAAGAAGCTGAGCAAGATCAAG CTCCCATATTTCATGAATGAGCTGACGCTGACGGAGTTGGACATGGGCAcatccctcccctccatcctcAGTGCGTCCAACCCCACCGTCAATGACCGAG GGCTCTGGGTGGACATGGAGGTCACCTACAGCGGCTCATTGCAGATGACGCTGGAGACGAAGATGAACCTCTgcaagctggggaaggagaacgCTGCAGAGGAGAGCGGCCcggcagaggcaggcagagaggg GGCCAGGCCACGGCTGATCCTGCTGGCAGACAGCGATGCGGAGTCGTCCAGCGCCGGCTCCTCCGACGAGGAAGACGTTGCCACTGCAGAGCCCACGGGAGCCCTGGGGGAGCGGGTCCCGCCACCTGGCACCGAGGG CCACGTCAGCGGCAACAGCACGAGCCGGAAGATCCTGCGCTTTGTGGATAAGATCGCCAAGTCCAAGTACTTCCAGAAAGCCACTGAAAACGAGTTCATCAAAAAGAAGATTGAGGAGGTTTCCAACACGCCACTGCTGCTGACGGTGGaggtgcaggagctggcaggcaCCTTGGCCGTGAACATCCCACCGCCACCAACGGACCGCGTCTG GTACAGCTTCCGAGTCCCgccccagctggagctgaaggTGCGCCCGAAGCTGGGCGAGCGGGAGGTGACGTTCCTCCATGTCACCGAGTGGATCGAGAAGAAGCTGCAGCATGAATTTCAG aaaattttggtGATGCCAAACATGGACGATCTCATCATTCCCATCATGCGCTCTGGCCTGGATCCTCAGCCACCCACTGGGGGACTGCCCAGGGACCTACCAGccaagggagagaagaggctcTGA
- the LOC140658965 gene encoding testis-expressed protein 2-like isoform X1: MRAMADQAAVAADASPTLAPSPGSPRRGDTEGLTPHPTGTREDSGGRDGCGLVFAMDGDVKPAPSPQPGGMLLADLPRVPQPRLSPAKSRTAPSSPSISPSESRAALLRLREARLEDTKRRLSEAVQEPLSRLSRLMAEESGPAPRAKAGTGGQETGGSPGPAGGRGAGGRRARDWSPWEPTLNCRYEICSYGDVIQVVEVAQRDAKPQLPPSKEPPPAQPGATVPGRALASIALLAYGYFVLPLPPYAAGLCLGLICGLVLGFLAVLLLVPKPPPRVPAQGPRGRLRPELLPGELWETHRLQGWMNQLHVYDPELFHPSLMHSVLATLDGATLKLSYPKSNIPRRATFEEEILDATFVSHRCYNLTDAKVFLCPPSLARKRTWNQKYPICVLLPDPVEVECRSSEEHDMELQGDEGTKKTPVPGQDVPGDCRERCLYLFGRTGREKEEWFQHLVQASRGTPSSSHGEARAGVGPAPQSSGSSSGGSAEDIPSAVPPKDLAGSVRQKIFLDYSTYMARFVPAQVGGSLDQSPSHRALGSPTPTKGLVASVPPQLGEDGAGRGEVCMAWMNALVGRIFWDFLRERYWAEQVSSKIQKKLSKIKLPYFMNELTLTELDMGTSLPSILSASNPTVNDRGLWVDMEVTYSGSLQMTLETKMNLCKLGKENAAEESGPAEAGREGARPRLILLADSDAESSSAGSSDEEDVATAEPTGALGERVPPPGTEGHVSGNSTSRKILRFVDKIAKSKYFQKATENEFIKKKIEEVSNTPLLLTVEVQELAGTLAVNIPPPPTDRVWYSFRVPPQLELKVRPKLGEREVTFLHVTEWIEKKLQHEFQKILVMPNMDDLIIPIMRSGLDPQPPTGGLPRDLPAKGEKRL, from the exons ATGCGAGCGATGGCAGACCAGGCTGCGGTGGCAGCGGATGCCTCTCCGACCCTGGCACCGTCCCCAGGCTCACCTCGGCGTGGGGACACCGAGGGGCTGACACCCCATCCCACCGGCACCAGGGAGGACAGCGGTGGCCGGGACGGCTGCGGGCTCGTTTTCGCCATGGACGGGGACGTGAAGCCTGCTCCCTCGCCCCAGCCCGGGGGGATGCTCCTGGCCGACCTCCCgcgggtcccccagccccggctgagCCCGGCCAAGTCCCGCACGGCCCCGTCCTCCCCCAGCATCTCCCCGTCAGAGAGCCGCGCTGCCCTGCTCCGGCTGCGGGAGGCCAGGCTGGAGGACACCAAGAGGCGGCTGTCGGAGGCCGTGCAGGAGCCCCTCAGCCGGCTCAGCCGGCTCATGGCCGAGGAgagcggccccgcgccccgggcaAAGGCGGGCACCGGGGGGCAGGAGacggggggcagccccgggccggcgggaggccgcggggccgggggacgcCGGGCACGGGACTGGAGCCCCTGGGAGCCCACCCTGAACTGCCGCTACGAGATCTGCTCCTACGGGGATGTGATCCAGGTGGTGGAGGTGGCACAGCGGGATGCCAAACCCCAGCTGCCACCCTCCAAGGAGCCGCCGCCGGCACAGCCGGGGGCCACGGTGCCGGGCAGAGCCCTTGCCTCCATCGCCCTCCTCGCCTACGGCTACTTCGTCCTGCCGCTGCCGCCCTACGCCGCTGGCCTCTGCCTGGGGCTCATCTGCGGGCTGGTGCTGGGCTTCCTCGCCGTCCTCCTCCTCGTGCCGAAGCCTCCACCCAGGGTCCCCGCACAGGGACCGCGGGGCCGCCTGCGCCCCGAGCTGCTCCCGGGAGAGCTGTGGGAAACCCACCGCCTCCAG gGCTGGATGAACCAGCTGCACGTCTACGACCCTGAGCTTTTCCACCCCTCGCTCATGCACTCGGTGCTCGCCACGCTGGATGGGGCCACCCTCAAGCTCTCCTACCCCAAGAGCAACATCCCGCGCCGAGCCACCTTTGAGGAGGAAATCCTCGATGCCACCTTCGTCAGCCACCGCTGCTACAACCTGACCGATGCCAAG GTCTtcctctgcccccccagcctggcccgaAAGCGGACGTGGAACCAGAAATACCCCATCTGCGTCCTCCTCCCTGACCCGGTGGAGGTGGAGTGCAGGAGCAGCGAGGAGCACGACATGGAGCTGCAGGGGGATGAAGGGACAAAGAAGACACCGGTGCCGGGGCAGGATGTCCCGGGGGACTGCAGGGAGAGGTGCCTGTACCTCTTCGGGCGGacggggagggagaaggaggagtgGTTCCAGCACCTCGTGCAAGCTTCCCGCGGGacacccagcagcagccacgGCGAAGCCAGGGCAG GCGTGGGACCGGCTCCGCAGAGCAGCGGTAGCAGCAGCGGAGGGAGCGCTGAGGACATCCCCTCCGCCGTCCCACCCAAGGACCTGGCGGGAAGCGTCCGACAGAAGATTTTCCTGGATTACAGCACCTACATGGCCCGATTCGTGCCAGCACAGGTGGGAGGCAGCCTGGACCAGAGCCCCTCtcacagagccctgggcagccccacACCCACAAAG GGGCTCGTGGCTTCTGTCCCTCCGCAGCTCGGCGAGGacggggccgggcgcggcgaGGTGTGCATGGCCTGGATGAATGCGCTGGTGGGGCGCATCTTCTGGGACTTCCTCCGGGAGCGATACTGGGCCGAGCAGGTGTCTAGCAAGATCCAGAAGAAGCTGAGCAAGATCAAG CTCCCATATTTCATGAATGAGCTGACGCTGACGGAGTTGGACATGGGCAcatccctcccctccatcctcAGTGCGTCCAACCCCACCGTCAATGACCGAG GGCTCTGGGTGGACATGGAGGTCACCTACAGCGGCTCATTGCAGATGACGCTGGAGACGAAGATGAACCTCTgcaagctggggaaggagaacgCTGCAGAGGAGAGCGGCCcggcagaggcaggcagagaggg GGCCAGGCCACGGCTGATCCTGCTGGCAGACAGCGATGCGGAGTCGTCCAGCGCCGGCTCCTCCGACGAGGAAGACGTTGCCACTGCAGAGCCCACGGGAGCCCTGGGGGAGCGGGTCCCGCCACCTGGCACCGAGGG CCACGTCAGCGGCAACAGCACGAGCCGGAAGATCCTGCGCTTTGTGGATAAGATCGCCAAGTCCAAGTACTTCCAGAAAGCCACTGAAAACGAGTTCATCAAAAAGAAGATTGAGGAGGTTTCCAACACGCCACTGCTGCTGACGGTGGaggtgcaggagctggcaggcaCCTTGGCCGTGAACATCCCACCGCCACCAACGGACCGCGTCTG GTACAGCTTCCGAGTCCCgccccagctggagctgaaggTGCGCCCGAAGCTGGGCGAGCGGGAGGTGACGTTCCTCCATGTCACCGAGTGGATCGAGAAGAAGCTGCAGCATGAATTTCAG aaaattttggtGATGCCAAACATGGACGATCTCATCATTCCCATCATGCGCTCTGGCCTGGATCCTCAGCCACCCACTGGGGGACTGCCCAGGGACCTACCAGccaagggagagaagaggctcTGA
- the LOC140658965 gene encoding testis-expressed protein 2-like isoform X3, whose translation MRAMADQAAVAADASPTLAPSPGSPRRGDTEGLTPHPTGTREDSGGRDGCGLVFAMDGDVKPAPSPQPGGMLLADLPRVPQPRLSPAKSRTAPSSPSISPSESRAALLRLREARLEDTKRRLSEAVQEPLSRLSRLMAEESGPAPRAKAGTGGQETGGSPGPAGGRGAGGRRARDWSPWEPTLNCRYEICSYGDVIQVVEVAQRDAKPQLPPSKEPPPAQPGATVPGRALASIALLAYGYFVLPLPPYAAGLCLGLICGLVLGFLAVLLLVPKPPPRVPAQGPRGRLRPELLPGELWETHRLQGWMNQLHVYDPELFHPSLMHSVLATLDGATLKLSYPKSNIPRRATFEEEILDATFVSHRCYNLTDAKVFLCPPSLARKRTWNQKYPICVLLPDPVEVECRSSEEHDMELQGDEGTKKTPVPGQDVPGDCRERCLYLFGRTGREKEEWFQHLVQASRGTPSSSHGEARAGVGPAPQSSGSSSGGSAEDIPSAVPPKDLAGSVRQKIFLDYSTYMARFVPAQVGGSLDQSPSHRALGSPTPTKGLVASVPPQLGEDGAGRGEVCMAWMNALVGRIFWDFLRERYWAEQVSSKIQKKLSKIKLPYFMNELTLTELDMGTSLPSILSASNPTVNDRGLWVDMEVTYSGSLQMTLETKMNLCKLGKENAAEESGPAEAGREGARPRLILLADSDAESSSAGSSDEEDVATAEPTGALGERVPPPGTEGHVSGNSTSRKILRFVDKIAKSKYFQKATENEFIKKKIEEVSNTPLLLTVEVQELAGTLAVNIPPPPTDRVWPRQDLGTQSSRCNPATSSQEAGP comes from the exons ATGCGAGCGATGGCAGACCAGGCTGCGGTGGCAGCGGATGCCTCTCCGACCCTGGCACCGTCCCCAGGCTCACCTCGGCGTGGGGACACCGAGGGGCTGACACCCCATCCCACCGGCACCAGGGAGGACAGCGGTGGCCGGGACGGCTGCGGGCTCGTTTTCGCCATGGACGGGGACGTGAAGCCTGCTCCCTCGCCCCAGCCCGGGGGGATGCTCCTGGCCGACCTCCCgcgggtcccccagccccggctgagCCCGGCCAAGTCCCGCACGGCCCCGTCCTCCCCCAGCATCTCCCCGTCAGAGAGCCGCGCTGCCCTGCTCCGGCTGCGGGAGGCCAGGCTGGAGGACACCAAGAGGCGGCTGTCGGAGGCCGTGCAGGAGCCCCTCAGCCGGCTCAGCCGGCTCATGGCCGAGGAgagcggccccgcgccccgggcaAAGGCGGGCACCGGGGGGCAGGAGacggggggcagccccgggccggcgggaggccgcggggccgggggacgcCGGGCACGGGACTGGAGCCCCTGGGAGCCCACCCTGAACTGCCGCTACGAGATCTGCTCCTACGGGGATGTGATCCAGGTGGTGGAGGTGGCACAGCGGGATGCCAAACCCCAGCTGCCACCCTCCAAGGAGCCGCCGCCGGCACAGCCGGGGGCCACGGTGCCGGGCAGAGCCCTTGCCTCCATCGCCCTCCTCGCCTACGGCTACTTCGTCCTGCCGCTGCCGCCCTACGCCGCTGGCCTCTGCCTGGGGCTCATCTGCGGGCTGGTGCTGGGCTTCCTCGCCGTCCTCCTCCTCGTGCCGAAGCCTCCACCCAGGGTCCCCGCACAGGGACCGCGGGGCCGCCTGCGCCCCGAGCTGCTCCCGGGAGAGCTGTGGGAAACCCACCGCCTCCAG gGCTGGATGAACCAGCTGCACGTCTACGACCCTGAGCTTTTCCACCCCTCGCTCATGCACTCGGTGCTCGCCACGCTGGATGGGGCCACCCTCAAGCTCTCCTACCCCAAGAGCAACATCCCGCGCCGAGCCACCTTTGAGGAGGAAATCCTCGATGCCACCTTCGTCAGCCACCGCTGCTACAACCTGACCGATGCCAAG GTCTtcctctgcccccccagcctggcccgaAAGCGGACGTGGAACCAGAAATACCCCATCTGCGTCCTCCTCCCTGACCCGGTGGAGGTGGAGTGCAGGAGCAGCGAGGAGCACGACATGGAGCTGCAGGGGGATGAAGGGACAAAGAAGACACCGGTGCCGGGGCAGGATGTCCCGGGGGACTGCAGGGAGAGGTGCCTGTACCTCTTCGGGCGGacggggagggagaaggaggagtgGTTCCAGCACCTCGTGCAAGCTTCCCGCGGGacacccagcagcagccacgGCGAAGCCAGGGCAG GCGTGGGACCGGCTCCGCAGAGCAGCGGTAGCAGCAGCGGAGGGAGCGCTGAGGACATCCCCTCCGCCGTCCCACCCAAGGACCTGGCGGGAAGCGTCCGACAGAAGATTTTCCTGGATTACAGCACCTACATGGCCCGATTCGTGCCAGCACAGGTGGGAGGCAGCCTGGACCAGAGCCCCTCtcacagagccctgggcagccccacACCCACAAAG GGGCTCGTGGCTTCTGTCCCTCCGCAGCTCGGCGAGGacggggccgggcgcggcgaGGTGTGCATGGCCTGGATGAATGCGCTGGTGGGGCGCATCTTCTGGGACTTCCTCCGGGAGCGATACTGGGCCGAGCAGGTGTCTAGCAAGATCCAGAAGAAGCTGAGCAAGATCAAG CTCCCATATTTCATGAATGAGCTGACGCTGACGGAGTTGGACATGGGCAcatccctcccctccatcctcAGTGCGTCCAACCCCACCGTCAATGACCGAG GGCTCTGGGTGGACATGGAGGTCACCTACAGCGGCTCATTGCAGATGACGCTGGAGACGAAGATGAACCTCTgcaagctggggaaggagaacgCTGCAGAGGAGAGCGGCCcggcagaggcaggcagagaggg GGCCAGGCCACGGCTGATCCTGCTGGCAGACAGCGATGCGGAGTCGTCCAGCGCCGGCTCCTCCGACGAGGAAGACGTTGCCACTGCAGAGCCCACGGGAGCCCTGGGGGAGCGGGTCCCGCCACCTGGCACCGAGGG CCACGTCAGCGGCAACAGCACGAGCCGGAAGATCCTGCGCTTTGTGGATAAGATCGCCAAGTCCAAGTACTTCCAGAAAGCCACTGAAAACGAGTTCATCAAAAAGAAGATTGAGGAGGTTTCCAACACGCCACTGCTGCTGACGGTGGaggtgcaggagctggcaggcaCCTTGGCCGTGAACATCCCACCGCCACCAACGGACCGCGTCTG GCCGAGACAAGATCTGGGGACCCAGAGCTCCCGCTGCAACCCGGCCACCTCCTCCCAGGAGGCAGGTCCCTAA
- the MSRB1 gene encoding methionine-R-sulfoxide reductase B1, with amino-acid sequence MSFCSFLGGEAFKDHFQPGIYVCAKCGHELFSSRAKYEHSSPWPAFTETVHEDSVSKRKERPGALKVSCGKCGNGLGHEFLNDGPKRGQSRFUIFSSSLKFIPKGKADKDLKEK; translated from the exons ATGTCCTTCTGCTCCTTCCTCGGCGGCGAGGCGTTCAAGGATCACTTCCAGCcgg GCATCTACGTCTGTGCCAAGTGCGGCCATGAGCTGTTCTCCAGCCGTGCGAAGTACGAGCACTCGTCCCCGTGGCCAGCCTTCACCGAGACCGTCCACGAGGACAGCGTGTCCAAGCGCAAGGAGCGGCCAGGGGCTTTAAAG GTGTCTTGCGGCAAGTGTGGCAACGGGCTCGGCCATGAGTTCCTCAATGATGGGCCGAAGAGGGGGCAGTCCCGCTTCTGAATATTCAGCAGCTCGCTGAAGTTCATCCCGAAAG GCAAAGCAGACAAGGACCTGAAGGAGAAGTAA